The region TCTCTGCAATTTGGATAGTCGTTTCATGGCGTCCAAAGAAGGAAAGTGCATCAAGTTGTTGCAGTTCCAAATCTGAAGTCGTTGAAGAGATGAGAAGTTCCCCAACCACTCTGGCAATACTTGAACTCCATTGAAGTTCCACAGTTCAAGAGACTTGAGGGAAGCAAGGTGCTGAAGCTGAGATGGAATCGACTTGAGATTTTTCCATCCATATAGTTCCAAATATTCTAGGGATGCATGGAGATGGTGGAGTGAAGTGAGACCTTCAAATTCCTCAAGCTGTTCTGAGAATCCACCTATATGCAATGTCTCAAGGTTGGTGAGGCAACCTAGGATCTCTCCTGGAAGGCAAGTCAGCTTCTGGCAAGATGTAATTGATAGAAAAATAAGAGAACGCAGTTCCCCTACATCTTGTGGAACAAAGCTCAGACTGGGGCAATTGTGGATGTTCAAATTTCCAAGAGATGCACATGATTCTATCCCACTAGGCAGACATGACAACCTTTCACAATCCTTGATGGTTAGATCTGTAAGAGAAGAGAAGCCTTGTATGCTTGGCATGAATCTCAAATTCGGACAGTCGCATATTCTTAACTCTTTGAGACACGTAGATAGCCCTTCCATAGTTGGTATAGATCCTAAATTCAGACAAGCTTGGATATGTACTTCTTTAAGACGAGAGGAGGCAGATAGTCCATCCCCTAAAGTACTTATTTCACTGCAATACGAAACTTGGAGCACCTGAAGAGATGGAAGTTTTCTCTGTATCGGGTCACTTTTTAACTTGGGACACCCGGAAACAATCAACTCCTCAAGGCAAGGAAATGCAGCCACACCTTCTCGCTCTATTATCACTGAATCCAAATCATCTACCCATTCTTCCAGGCTCTCCATTTCCACTAAGATAAATCTTCTCAAAGCTGGAAATGATGTGGTTGCCTCACCCTGACCATTGAAATAAAATTCACGACCTATCCTCTTCACCTTCTTCATTTCATCGATTTCAAGCACAGTTAGATTACATAATTGGCCGAGACATGGAAGATTAAGGCATTCCCTGCAATTGATTAGTTTTAACTTCACCAAATTgttgagtggaaatgggagatTAGAACCATGTACACTACTTGACAGCCACGAAGGTAAGTCATCTCCCCAATAATTCACAATGGTTAGACCTTTCAGATTCGAGCAAGGCTTGAGCCCTTCCAGTACTTCCTTATCATTTATGGGGCATTCTCTTTTGTAGCTCCATTTCAGTTTTAGCTTGTACAATTTGGTCTTTGCTTCCATGTTTGCTCTGCTGGCTTCTGCATTATCTTTTACATCTTCAAGGTTGCATATCTTCAATTTTCCTCTAAGCTGGCTTAAGCATCCAAGTTCGCTAACCAGGCATCCCTTTTCCATGTCCACAAAGAAGAATGGTAACGTTTGAAGACAAGTCAAGCGTCCAATATCAACTGGCATTAACTTTTCAAGATCAAAATAGATATGCCTCAGGCTAACTAGATTTCTCATTCCTTTAGGAAGATGTTCTAGAGAACACTTCAAAAGTCTCAAGGTCTGCAAATTATAAAGCTGAGTGAAGGACTCTGGTAGTTTGGTGATATTAGTTGCTGAGATGTCAAAGAatcttaaatgctttaatttgcCCAAGGAACCTGGCAGTTTTTTTATGTGAACTCCAGTTAATTTTAGAGTCCTTAAGCTTTTGAGATTTCCTGGAAACCTGCAAAAAATGTCGACATTCAAAAACAAAGAGTGCAACTTGTGTGCAGCATGTTCTAAAATGGTTGGCACCGATTCCCCATAAAAGACAACACTCATATGTCGAATACAAGAAGTATCAACCATGGAGTCGTTATACAAAACCTTGGTTTCTTCTTTCGATACAAACACTGCAAGATCATGCACTAAATCATGCATCTTACAAACTTCAATGTTCCCATAGGCATCCCTTTCCACATCTTGGAACAAGGAATTTGATAAGAGAGCTTTAAATTGCATATTACCAATATCCTCCATGGCCATATTCCCTTCTTTGGATGGATCAAGAAATCCATTGGCCATCCAAAGCTGAATCAACTGCTCCCGTTCGATGTAAACATCCCTGGAAAAATTTGAACAGTATGCAAAACACCGCTTCAAAGACGGTGAAGGCAGGCGATCGAAGCTTAACTTTAGCACATGCAAAATACCATTGTTCCTTTCGAGCGAATCCCAAATGTTACAATGTTTGATTGACAACCACTCCTCTTTGTCCCTTTTATTGCTCATAGTTCCTCCAATAACCCTTGCAACCAATGGCAGACCTCTGCACTTTTTAGCGATATCCTTTCCAATAACCTCCATTTCTTCTGGTATTGAAGAGCTCCCAAATACTTTTTGTTTGATTATTGACCAGCATTCATCATCAACTAATTTCTTAGGATGGTGCTTATGTTCAGTATGCGTTCCCATCACCGATGCTACATTATCACTTCGAGTTGTCACAATGATTTTACTCCCTATATTTCTACTAAATCCTAGCAGACAACCTTTTAAATCTTCccatttttcaacattttcattccAAACATCATCAAATATGAGAAGATATCTTTCCTCTCCTAATTCTTCTTGTATTCTTCGCAGTACCGTATCCTTATTTCTAAATGCACAAGGGGTTTTGGTAAGAGATTCAAGCATCTCTACCAGAATTCTATCCACATCGAAATCATTAGAGACACAAACCCACATGATTTTACCAAAATGATGTTGAATTGGCTCACTGTTGCATACCAGTTTAGCCAAAGTAGTCTTCCCAAGGCCGGCCATACCCACAATTGATATAACAGAGATGATTTGTGGTTGTTGAGTACTGGACTTGATCAACAAGTTAATAATCTTGGAGACATCATATCCCCTTCCAACAACGTGAAATGGATCACCAATTAAAGAGTGCGTCTCTAGGTTTCCTCTAGGCAAAACAACCATTTCCCCAACTCTCCTTTGGAGCCCAAATTGACTGGCCTGCTTATTAATGTGACTGAGGGATAcattaatgttttttattttcttggcCATATTGAGACGATACGGCAAAGGGATGGAAGGTGTTAACAAATTGCAGAGCTTTCTACTTATCTGATCTTGGAATTTTGCCTTCATCCCAAGTTTTTGATAGGTAAACTCGTCGAGTACATCATCAATCTCGTAAGCCACGTCTCTAAGCTCCTGCAGCCAAAGCCTGACAGACCCATCTCTGACATGTTTCTCCTCTGCATCTTGTAACACTGCCTGAATCAAGGTTAGCAAAACTCTAAGCTTTTTCATGTCGTTTTTGAAACCGCATGCGAGGCTAGCTTGTTCAGCAGCCAGTGAAATCACCTTGGAAAGTGTAAGCTGCACAGCAGCCCCAAGGACTGCTTCCACTACCTTTTGTTCCATACCCGCTGTTGCAGATTTTGCCAGAAAGCTAATTTCTGGATCAGATTACAATTCGTTACAATATACCCTCTTTCAATTGACCGTAAATAATTCCAAAGTCAACCTGTAATCAAAACCTTCTTTTTTATTCACGTTTGTTGAATATAATGGTAACCTACATTACATTTATAAGAAATAATCCATTGATGACggttcaaaatttaatataataataaatttaatcttcaaTTTCTATATATTGTATCAtacttttttttgataaattataataacaggacaaaatttaaataacaagcTTAACTAGCACGATTCAAATCTAGACTATACTTAATGAACACCTTTGATTATTAGgctattatataaaattttattgtattataatttaataaaaaatatttaaaagcacatcaatattttcaaaaatataaaaatataaaaaaatttacacgGTATATATAagattacaaaaaatatataattttcaattcttttccttttcattttctcaAGAAATAAATCATTCTCTCTAGCCCCGCAAAGCGAATTTATATATAGACGGAAAAAATgagtaattttctaaaatttagcTTGAAACGAGAAAATATTGGAACTTTACAAAAACAAAGTTGAAgaaattgttttttcttttccttttaaaatgtacctcaattttgaaaatacctggttttaatgaaatttttgtttaAGTTTGCTTTACCCATTGCCAACtactgataaaaaaaataaaactaaatttattaagGTGGGCAAAATTCGATTAAATTAAGAGGTAGCTGAAgcaaataagcaaaaaaaaaaaaacactaactcgtatataaaatattatattgttAATAGTTAGCTTACATGTTTAATTATGATtgattatttgttttgatttattaCTAATGCTCATGGCCCTAACCGACAACGGAAAGAAGTTAAAGGTgttacaaatttaattttaatttttacaaatttcttaaaatttcacattttattcaatttaatttctaaaatcgAAACaatcataattttcacatttaagttTCATTTTACAATCCGATTTCAATATCATCCTTCTACAACCctttaaattcaataattatagaagtttcatttcaattttaaaatattttcattttagtccctaaactgaaAGTTGACGaatttcattttacaatttagtcctttaacacATCTAAGCTTACAATCAaaccatttaacatcaaaagGTTCAAGAACTATCAATGGtaacatttcaaaactttaacaattttacaatttaatacttGAGCTAAATAAATCAAGCTCCcaagatttcaaaaacataaaatttaggaAAACGAGCTCGAAATAGCTTACCATGCACAGTTAGAACTTGATCGAATTCTAGCCATTTAACAATGGTGGAAACGGGTGGAAgtgaagaaaatgaagaagatgaccttgttggttttattttattatgtttaaatgtaattttgcataatttttaacttattttattattattaaacaagCATTAACCGACCACCACTAATAAAAAGGGTTGCACATTCACTATTTTAAGCCTCTTAATTAGTAAAATTCAACCATGATTAACTTTTACggtttttacaatttaacccttataCATTAATTACTAACCGTTCAACA is a window of Gossypium hirsutum isolate 1008001.06 chromosome D08, Gossypium_hirsutum_v2.1, whole genome shotgun sequence DNA encoding:
- the LOC107912301 gene encoding disease resistance protein RGA2 — its product is MEQKVVEAVLGAAVQLTLSKVISLAAEQASLACGFKNDMKKLRVLLTLIQAVLQDAEEKHVRDGSVRLWLQELRDVAYEIDDVLDEFTYQKLGMKAKFQDQISRKLCNLLTPSIPLPYRLNMAKKIKNINVSLSHINKQASQFGLQRRVGEMVVLPRGNLETHSLIGDPFHVVGRGYDVSKIINLLIKSSTQQPQIISVISIVGMAGLGKTTLAKLVCNSEPIQHHFGKIMWVCVSNDFDVDRILVEMLESLTKTPCAFRNKDTVLRRIQEELGEERYLLIFDDVWNENVEKWEDLKGCLLGFSRNIGSKIIVTTRSDNVASVMGTHTEHKHHPKKLVDDECWSIIKQKVFGSSSIPEEMEVIGKDIAKKCRGLPLVARVIGGTMSNKRDKEEWLSIKHCNIWDSLERNNGILHVLKLSFDRLPSPSLKRCFAYCSNFSRDVYIEREQLIQLWMANGFLDPSKEGNMAMEDIGNMQFKALLSNSLFQDVERDAYGNIEVCKMHDLVHDLAVFVSKEETKVLYNDSMVDTSCIRHMSVVFYGESVPTILEHAAHKLHSLFLNVDIFCRFPGNLKSLRTLKLTGVHIKKLPGSLGKLKHLRFFDISATNITKLPESFTQLYNLQTLRLLKCSLEHLPKGMRNLVSLRHIYFDLEKLMPVDIGRLTCLQTLPFFFVDMEKGCLVSELGCLSQLRGKLKICNLEDVKDNAEASRANMEAKTKLYKLKLKWSYKRECPINDKEVLEGLKPCSNLKGLTIVNYWGDDLPSWLSSSVHGSNLPFPLNNLVKLKLINCRECLNLPCLGQLCNLTVLEIDEMKKVKRIGREFYFNGQGEATTSFPALRRFILVEMESLEEWVDDLDSVIIEREGVAAFPCLEELIVSGCPKLKSDPIQRKLPSLQVLQVSYCSEISTLGDGLSASSRLKEVHIQACLNLGSIPTMEGLSTCLKELRICDCPNLRFMPSIQGFSSLTDLTIKDCERLSCLPSGIESCASLGNLNIHNCPSLSFVPQDVGELRSLIFLSITSCQKLTCLPGEILGCLTNLETLHIGGFSEQLEEFEGLTSLHHLHASLEYLELYGWKNLKSIPSQLQHLASLKSLELWNFNGVQVLPEWLGNFSSLQRLQIWNCNNLMHFPSLDAMKRLSKLQRLEINKCPQLKENCTKESGSEWPKIAHIPNIRIQ